The window TTACCACGTTAGGGGGAGGCTTCCGCTGTTGACAATCTGACGATGGTGAAGTGCTGCTCATGCGTGGCACATTGCGAGGATGGATATTATGATTTAACACATCATCAGATTCTCCTCCATCCAAATCACCACAAGGAATTCTATCTGAGACCATTTTAGGGGTGTTAACCCTTGACATTGACCCTGTATCAGTCGTGGTATCTACTTGTAGTGGAAGAGGAGGACGACCAGAGGTTCCTTGCATACTATTCTGTCTCTTTAACTGTTCTTCTGCAGTCAGAATCTGTCACCACATTCCACTGCATGAGTATGACTATTTCAAGTATAAAAAAAAACAGAGGCAGTACGATTAGAAAAAGCCAAAGAGCATCCAGAATATCTATCCTTCGCAACACCAAGAAAATTTGTGTTACCTGTTTCAGCACTTGTACTAAACTATGTTTTCTCTCATTCAAAATTTCCAATTTCTCCTCGATCTCCTTCCGTCTTTTCTCTTTATCATTTATAGCATCTTCCGGTTTGACTCTctaaaaagaagaaaagaataTGACAAATATTGACTGCAATATTGAGAAGTAAAAGACAAGTGTGTAATCAGTAATATACTAGAATAAATATTAGAGCTAtcttttattcgagatttatgTGAACCAAGACTGTCAAATTTAAGGTCAAAAGGCTCAACTCCAACAGCGCGGATGATTTAAAACACGGACTTACCTGCCTGATACTCAACAACTACTTGTGCAATAGACTTTAAAATTAGGTGGTATTTAAACGTTCAATATATAAATCAATCTCCCACGCAAAGACCCAGCCCCCTGCCCCAGTCCTCCCCCTTAACAGCAAgccaaaaaaaaagaaaaaaaaagagaaaaaaaagagGAAAATAGAATCTTTTAATATCAGTCCACAGTTCAGgtttattatttcaaaaatgATGCTTGTCCTTCAAAGCTAAAGTTCAAGCCCAAAATACCTAAACGATTAAAAAAGGCAGCATTTGGCTTCAGTCTTCACATTTAAATGATGATCATATCATCGTACATGTCTTCATCCTAAAATCAATATTTCAACTATCTTGGCTAGGTCTTTAAAATCAAGAGTATAAGTATATTGCAATAAGTGACACAACACACTGTCCATGTCCCAAAATGCTCATCCAACAACCTATAAGAATTCTCAATTTGTATTTTCCCATGTATGTGATTAGGAAAAACAATTTTTATAATGGAAGTGAACTGCCTAATTTTAAACTAAATGAAGAACGAAAAGTGCTTATACTGAGATGCATACAACTTCTGCGATTTTCCAAGCATGCATTATAAATCATCTTCAGCAAAAATTATGCACACCCTGAAAAGAATAGTTAAAACTCATTATCGAAAATTTGGTTAGATATACATTAATCTCATAACAAATCAACGCGAATCCATCCCAATTGATATCCCATATACAGCATATCAACACAATTTCCTATCTCCTGTAGACTACACTTTTTTGCCACCACAAATTTCACGTCATGTTTAAGCGCTGTATATACAAAATCCATCACAATCACAGATCTTCTCACGAGAAACTTATCTTACATTTATCGCAGAAACATCATCCACCAACAACACATGCATTTAAACTTACAACGGTGATAAATGTGATCTCCACTAGACCTCCTACATGCAAAATTTCATAACAGACCCCAAAGATTGGCATATTCACATAATTTAAAAGTCAATAGAAGATAactacattaaaaaaaaatctcaaaaaaaagATCAGAACTTCAGTACCTCGTCCTCCGGATTATTAACAGCCTCAGTTTTGTCCTCATTCTTCCCAGTTTCCTCATTcttctcctcctcctccactaTCGCGTCACTCTTCTCCACCAATTCCATCAAAGCATCCTCATTCACCTCCACGTCCTTCGCCCCAATCACATCCTTCAAATCCTCCTGCCGTGGCAATTCAGGTCCGGTACTGGGATTATCAGTGTCTCCATGACCTCCATCGCGATTATTGTCCAAATCATTATCCTTCGGGATTGGATCTGGCCTAAAATTGATAGGGGTGAAATTTGAGGAAGGGGTAGGGATTGAAGCCGGGGTAGCGTGAGTGGAAGATCGGATGCGGGCGAGGGCTCTGGACCGGCGGCGGAGCAGGATTTTGAAGTCCTTGAGTGAGATGTTGGTGGTGGGGCGAGGCCACCGGCGGGGTACGTCGGGCACTTTGTGCAGGTTCCCCTTGTACAGCGATATTGCCACCATCTCCAATGGCGAGCGAGGTTAAGAAAAAATTACTGATATGTGTATAGTATTATACGacaatttaaatgaaaaataaaaaaaattccaaaaaattaaaaataaaatattaaaactaaaaattgataatatataaaatcaaaatcacaaaaaacaaacacataatatcataataataattttccgTACAAATCTTCTATCTTtatacaaataaatattttatcacaTCAAACAAGAGAGATTATCTAAATACCATCGAACCATATTATCAGATatcttgtttttatttaaaacaattgaaaaattaaaattaaatatgtaaCATCTATTGCTCTTAAACTTCtactgaaatatatatatatatatatatatatatatatatatatatatatatatatatatatatatatatatatatatgagtgggtctcatgtgagaccgtctaatggatcttaatctgtaagacgggtcaaccctacccatattctcaataaaaagtaatattttttcatggatgacccaaatagagattcgtctcacaaaatacgacccgtgagaccgtctcatacaagtttttgtcatgatatatatattaaaggcaaaaacttctgtgagatggtctcaagggtcgtatttgtgagactgatatcttatttgggtcatccatgtaaaaatattactttttatgctaagagtattactttttattgtgaaaatgtgtagggttgactcgtctcacggattaagatccgtgagacggtctctcatgagacccactctataTTAAAAGCTttgaccgaaaaaaccgaaatacacACGCTCATAAAAATGTAAATAAGTTAATCATGCGTTTTATAATTCATCCAGTCACTGACTAGAAACGTATCTGCAGTTACACGAAATCTTAAAATGTGACATCATCGAGGAGTTACTGTTTAACAAAAGAACACCAACAAATATCTAAAATTCTGGCCATCACCAGAGCATAAACGAAAATAAAAAACATGTGAAACCACCGTTTAAAACCCCTGACTCCAAAACATAATATGCAAAAGAATGCAAGGTCATCGGGTTACAAAGTACACCCCCAACTCCACCTACTCAGTCTCCACATCCTCATGAttacctgcatcaatcacacctagtgagtctaaagactcaacactcCTGAACCGTAATAAcaagtatatatacatatcaagcaacaatgaaaagtactgtaattaacataagattcatgatcttgaaaaGTATAAACATaagcataaacatattcattttAGATCATGTCATATCgtatcaacatatacgtgttcatttttCTTTATTGAGTTCAGgtcattaattgtgactttcatatcagctctaaatcgatggatccatctacgtataaccacggtACCAGGCGACGGGGACATCATCGACAGTTTTACcagtccactgagccttggccttacatgttcgtgttcgtattagtcacaaacAACTCATTTCCTTcgaaaacatgtcatcatattcatcacttgtaAAACTCATGCATATACATACCTCTTCTTCAAACCAAGCATGGAACGCGTTTCTAACATTaacataaaaatccatattcaTTATCAACCTAtacattttaaatattcatgaaCAGTTGTCAGGGTACTCTGCCAGGACTGCTCACAAATTCAGTTGCAAAAATGATATGTTCCCAATCACACTTATCAAACGACTTAAAAACATAATTGTAactatttcttagacgtaaactcgagctcaaactttaaattctataattcgtttaaaacttagaccggtGTCCTCGTTTTATCCCgaacttaaccaaacttaaaCCATATTTCGAAGGCTCCCAACCAAACCCTGTATGACCCAATTAAACCGCCAACAACCTTGCACACAATGACATATCAACACCCAAAACGATCCATGCTCATCAAAATAAAAACTCTCAAGCGCAGGACTAGGGCCTAGGTGTTGGCTGAGTAGCGCTGCGGCGCTTGTAAGCGCCTAGGTGCCATGCATCAGCGCTGCGACTGTAGTgctcaaattcagtacacgtataacccatgcatttatctaattattaaagctcttatttaattttaaaatgagtctcAGTGGTGcgagatttatttaaatgcattattttaaattatttacgtttatgtgatgcacgttaaatgtTTTTTGAGTTTCAtggttcaggcgattattcgaggcgggatcgaggaaaagaccggcgacgatttttggcaaaatTTTAACGTGgtatttttaatttaagttaatgatggggtattttaaataatttatttattttcagcaattttaaagcctaaattatttatttaggaaTTTTAGAGTTTTAAAACTTTTGAAGTTTGGTAGTttgcaatttattttaaattatgggATTTAACTAAAGTTAGAGGAtggttagtatttttaattagttgttattattaattaagaaaatttttctCCTAAAACACTAATCACACGCACACACATTTTTACACCCACTAAAGATCggtacaaacacacacacacacttcacTATTCAGAAATTTTATCTTTTTTGaggagaaaacctagggttcttcctcatacagcagccgccccttcctctGATTATTTCCAGCGAGTTTTCGGCATTTTCGTTGCAAGAAAATAGTGCCACGATCGTCCCAGATGAAGCCTCGCTTCcttcccgcttcggtatcgttgtTTTGGTAACGTTAAAGATTCAAagacacgtatattctgttatttctgcatcgatctcgttatattatgcgttgtgttgctatttatgcgtaaaaatacatgtgtgatgtatagaagtttgagcaatgatGTTTGGATAAATTGTGAAACGGTTTTTGGATCAGacgtttttactgtcttttcaaaAACTGCGATTCGGTCGTGATTTTGAGAAACATTTGAacatgaaaattgtagaacttttcgataccttcgattttatataaaattcgaaatatttagataaaaaattgagtgagttatgaccgttttcgtgggactgctcaaactgcgttttctgaaaattatgttagtgatgtgttcttgaagttatttgttgcaggcttcgttgggcatcGCCAGGCTTGGGCTAcagcatttagatatgttatgggatGTATTTAGATGTTATTTGGTTGTTtgtttgggtcgggattggcctgggatgtaatagaagtcgtaggaagcgaaacgatgtcgaattacgtgttattgttgtattgaagttacTTGTCGATACTTGGGGACGTTTGGGGTATTTGTACTGGTTGAATCAGTTtaatagcatcctaggatgagtctcaaGGTGTTGGTTCgtggtccttaggcttggattgaaagggtgaatgattatgttagtgaattttcgtgaatttcCAAATACAAAGGGTACTCGGACCCCTTCCCGGACCccggcacggagtccgtgtccgttttccttcaaaaatacgaaattcCAGTGCCTACCCGGACCCATACACGAACCCCtacacagggtccgtgtacccccttctttaaaatttttttttttttagaatttgcttcggggttctatatcatggtttagtacgatggttaaaatttatttatgtaaaaatataggatttgttttggggttctatatcatggcttAGTACGattattaaacgaggtcaagtctcgAGTGATATAGAATGTCTCaagctatttatttacttcGGTGGCGAGCACAATTTACCTACGTATAAGTTATGGAAGTTAAGTGTTTGAACTTATagtagtatgtgcagcagtagtcccaagcgagatccaacgaatccctcaacgtcaagtaagtatgttcgacgtgcaaagaaaatatttttaagtttttgaggtatgctaaatgtcttgtgaccaactgtgtatgggattggaaagcagtaaagcatgaccagggaccaatccaccccgttaaatcatgaacgagtttagatcaggattggaaagtgttaaagcatgaacggggaccaatccacccgttaaagcatcaacggggatctcatgtatgtggcagtggattcttCCCTGTcagtccagtactgtggtttagtctgatcaggggtaattatgtatgggtcatttgctttgaaacatgcctctacgcaaatttacgaagtttatgtatgttcaagtatttCCGAGTATGCAAACATGTTAAGAAAAGTTTTCacattatggcacgtctatgttatgtatgtatgttcaagtttagtgcaagttcaagtttcaagtatgtatgctcTATTTTAAATTCGCACGTTgttttattacgttttattcgctactaccagtttatacgtgttgagtctttagactcactagacttgagcgatgcaggtgaggatgttttcGAGGAGACAAGGGGTGGGGACTGTtactacttaaataataattcacccaagtgtaggttgtctgcaagtaatatatttcgtaagtacgagatcgatccacagagaggttattttgagtttaaatttattaatttatagattaccaaatgcaagactgaagtttacaaattataaatattgtcaaggcttgaggatttattcttggtttatgtaatattgtttaactaaaagtgaaacaaaagaaactaccataaataatggttccaagaaaattaaacacacacataatctaatatagttcccactatagaaaataccgaattaaccgatattttatatatggtacctatgattataattataactatataaataaataattgcataaattaaatgttaaattaaatcattatatttcatttagaacaaccggcagagccacgctattgcctaaatgaaatatattgatttaataagttagttgcggtaaagtaaaagttagttgcaataaagtaaatgttagttgcggaaaagtaaaagttagttgcaagaaagtaaatgttagatgcgaaaaataaaagttagttgcgaaaaagtaaatgttagattgttagatgttagtattaagtcataatatttcatttagaacaaccggcagagccacgctatcgcctaaatgaaatattatgatattattatataaatatacatatatatatatctatatatatataataataagtgatgaaatatttattgtatcaaaattaaacaacaaatcaagataaccactttaatggtatcaagcatttgatgtaaattgataacaacaaataattcatttttatacctacaataaaaataagttagctaaatgaaaagaaataaagaaataatatacaaaatataaacaatcttacttcaccaagaatgcatcctcttcaccttgacataatagatttagcttgccatgaacttacttttgatcaacactaaaatatcactcatagttgagaaaatgaaagaaaatatatttaaacttagaactttgatacacactcacactatattttacaatgagatagaatgattctcaagctagcacaaggcctctatttataggccaaatgagagaaagagtcaaaaattctattaatgccatgtagttgtaatagtattctttgtctcctcaactccaattccatgtcccttctttcaatgccttgttccacgacttttctcaccactttgactctgattaaggccacaaacatgtggggaattttgtgtagatgagtttggccacttgattcacctcatttggataaatattgaaatagttatgaattttttactaaatgatggtcatagtaaaagtaaatgtgtcctccttttgatctttgcacaatttgatcatcttaatgagctttttaggcaatcatgtcttctgcaaagttgtaaataacttctcaaggattccaaccatgtttgagtcacctccatttgaattttctagcttgagttatcattattttaccaacacgtaaaaaaacctgaaaataaaacaaatttagtaagacatttaaatataaacaaacaatactaaaataacataatttataattttaatgaaacttaaaattttaaaatacaggttttaacatataataaattattaattttaagtttcatcacaCCCCCACACTATCTTATTACTAGTCCCTTAGTAATAAAATTTATCGGAAAGTCACAACCTAGATTCTTTATTCcttttatatattcaaatacaaacatattcattaaaaacaaaatcatataccgatttatatatatatatattcgtttaatataataatatataattagatgtgtttttattcttattttcacataatatataaagtaacaatatatatataatttttaaatttctaaaaaaatttataataatatagtCAAAAAGATAATTCACACCACCCACCATAACATGTATAATATCAAGAATATTATTGTAAAAGCCTCAACTCCATATAATCTTTCAGGTCAAAATGTTTACGGAATAGCTAGTTTtcactcatggagttggaatgaaTATTAACTCTCATCGAAAAAGGCCAAGTATTAAAGCAGAcaattaattaaactaatattgaaaacaaaataggaaaatttacaaagaataaaatcccctttttttcttttttcttttttctttttttcttcttttcttttttttttttattgtttttttttttttttttaaataacgtGACTGCAAAATTTTACAATAACATAAAATTTTCTATCCAAACATTCcaccataaatatatatatatatatgtatatatataaacatttatatAACGGATACATCCGATTTCCTTTGGAACTTATCTAGCACAAACAAATcttcttctcttttttttttttttttttttttttttttgtttttttgagaacattgatttatgtttttagAACACATTgatagtacatcaatcaaatctaaaaaaaaaaatgtacacTGAATAAAGTATTTTGCAGTCCGTTATTTATTtacttctcttttttttttcaataaatattttttttttagggGATTTATATTCTTGTAATAAACCATTTTTtaataatcaataaaagtttattaattgttttctcatttctcaccactcactcacaaaagaTGTGTGAGTATATATTATACTTTTACAAAAGAATTCTTTCAATTATACATGTTAACAACCATACAAACCATATCTTTTAACTATATTCTcataaaaattttagaaattattttatttgaaaacacacacaattatatacatatatgtaaataaataaacacatctattatatattttatattaattgatcaaaatatatatgtatataaattgGTACATATGAAAactaatttttcttgtagtctgtaatttgaatataatgaatattaaaatctaGTGTATTGCGATTTTCCGATAATTATTAACTAATGTGTCTCAGGTGCATTTTACTGACACCTTACTCGACATTGAActaaaaagtattattattattactacatatttttattttttatataataaaaaaaactaagaagagaagaagaagaagaagaagaagaaattattcataccttaaaaaaaaacattaaaaacatACCGTTGAATCGCAAGTTTAGCAtcacatgaattttcttttcttactcttggatgttggccaattaagttgagataagaaTGGATCTGGTTCATGACTAAATCCTTGCAGTAAATCAATAAGTTCACCTTCACTTGTAGCAGAAACTAACATCCTTCGCGAAGCTAATGAAATAAATCCCTGTTCCACAACATCATCAAGAAACGATAACAGTTTATCATAATAATTGTTAACATTTAACAAACCAATTGGATTAttgtggatatttaattgtgcccAACAAACAGTatgaaatatttcttccaaaGTACCGAAACCTCCTGGCAGAGCAATGAAAGCATCTGaatgttcaatcatttgagtaatTCGTTCATACATGTTGTCCACTTGCATTTCTTCTCCTATTGTTGGTCCTGTAAGATTGGCTAAAGTAATCGGAATAATGCCTAAGACTTCACTTCCACCTGCATGCGCAGCTTTTGCAACTTTTCCCATGAGGCCAACTTCACCACCACCATATACCAAATGAATCTTTCTTTTAGCAAGTGTTATTCCAAGCTTTTCTGCTACATCTATATAAATTGAATCTTTTCCTGCACTAgatccacaaaatacacaaatatttttgattTTACTTACCGTGGACGTTGACATGTTGAGAAATAtgttttctgtaattgttagatCACAGCATATGAATTTATAAACGTAACATGCCAAAAGTCAATATTTGAAcaggaaattattattattaaaagaaaataaaaatgacaaaattaaaacaaatatatacaGCGTagttgtgattgtggctcacatcttcctctgattttacgttcagtaacggcttcaacgccttctatgagtcgaggatatgcttcccatccaattttcttataaattggcaaacagggtcttttaacgtcagattcccaagacgaAATTGTGTATATTTTTACTTATCTAAATAGATATGCGTTACTACAGTAGGATCTTTGTAAGGCTGATTCCACCGTCCATATTGATATTCCTCCTGTTGAAATTGCCACCATAGTTTAAGAAGTTCATTTTGCACGTACCCACTAGAATGCGTATCAAGAACCTCTAGAAAATTATCCAAAGGCTCTTTACTCAGACCATTcttaatgaataaaattttatcttctctattCATTGATGTCATTCCAACATTTTTGCAATTTCCTTTACAAGTCCACCTTGCACATTTATGACATCCACCTATACGTTTAGCTCTTCGCTTTTTGGCATATGTGCTTTTACTAAATCCTGGCATATGTCTTATTATTAATTCACTTGCTTCCCCAACCAATCGGACTTTTGCTTCAATTATCAAACGGATATCATCCGGTATGCCATATAACATCATCAACCTTAGCCGCTCACATCtagctttataaatttttttcaacgCATTATCAGGTAAACAAGCAAAATATTTACGAAGATTCATAATACACACAtccatattattatatatatttcaattattttgggaaaactgaaGAAACCGACTTAaacagtcacggagtaccgttatccgccacttAACCGGGAAATGAACTAGAATCTgcaaaacaaaatgaaaatatcaaaCAACTATTGTGGATCATATAAAGGCATAAACTCATCATTAAGAATTTCATTTTCTATAAAAGGCTTAAGTCTTTGCCCATTAACTTTAAACACGTCattatttttaggattttcaatatcaacagCACCATGAGGATAAACAAATTTGACTAtaaatggtcctgaccacctcGATCTTAGTTTACCTGGAAATAAATGCaaacgagaattataaagcaaaactttttgtccaatttcaaatgactttctcataatatttttatcatgaaaggctttagttttatctttataaatctttgaattttcatatgcatcatttcttaattcttcaagttcatttatttgcaattttcttaatttagaTGCATCATCTAAATTAGtattaaatgctttaattgcccaataagctttatgttctagTTCAACCGGTAAATGACAATGCTTACCAAAAACTAACCTATATGGTGACATCCCTAATGATGTTTTAAATGCAGTTCTATATGCCCATAATGCATCAGTTAATCTTAAAGACCAATCTTTTCGATTTGGATTAActgttttttctaaaatttgttttatttctctATTTGCTAGTTCAACTTGACCATTactttgaggatgatatggGGTAGAAACTTTATGTGTAATGCCATATTTTCTTAACAAAgaagaaaatgatttatttataaaatgactTCCCCCATCACTAATTATTGCTCTAGGTATTCCAAAtcgactaaaaatattttcttttaaaaattttataacaaCTTTATGATCATTAGTTCTACATGCAATCGCTTCAATCCattttgaaacataatcaacagcgACTAAAATGTACTTATATCCAAAAGATAATGGaaatggacccataaaatctatcccccaactatcaaatatttcaataattatgattggatttaaaggcatcatgtttcgttTTGAAATTGATCCCATCTTCTGACAATTTTCACAAGATTTGCAAAATAAATGCGTATCTTTGAATAAAgacggccaataaaatccacattgTAAGATTTTTGTAGCTGTTTTATTGGATGAAAAATGACCTCCACATGCTtcagaatgacaaaatttaataacattacttatttcattgtcgggtatgcatcgTCGAAAAATTTGGTCAGGACAATACTTAAATAAGtaaggatcatcccaataaaattttttaacttctatcaagaatttattcttatcctgtgaattccaatgagaaggcattttatttgtcacaagaaaatttacaataTTAGCAAACCATGGCATAATAGTAGCATAAAACAACTGATCATctggaaaattttcatttattggtaTTTCATTATGAGATGATTCAGTCATTATTctagataaatgatcggctacaacattttcttttccttttttatctttaattataatatcaaattcttgtaacaataaaatccaccgtatTAATCTTGGCTTAGCAtcttgtttatttgataaatattttatggcaGAATGATCGGTGTAAACAATAGTAGTAGAACCAATTAAATAAGATCGAaacttatctaatgcaaatactactgaaagtaattctttttcagtagttgaataatttatttgggCACTATTTAAGGTTCTACTAGCATAATAGATTGCATAaggttttccttcttttctttgTCCTAACACAGCTCCTATAgcataatcacttgcatcacacattaattcaaatggtaaagaccaatctggAGGTTGTAAAATAGGTGatgtaattaaaagattaattatttttttaaaagaattttcACATTTTTGAGTCCATTCGAATTGTGTATCTtttgttaaaagatttgaaattggTTTAGATATTATgctgaaattttttataaaccttCTATAAAATCCTGCATGACCCAAGAATGATCGAACTTCTTTGACCGTTTTTGGTGATGTTAAATTAGAAATAACATCAACtttggctttatcaacttcaattcctttTTCAGATATCACATGTCCTAAGACAATCCCAGATTTAACCatataatgacatttttcccaatttaaaacaagatttttttcttcacatctttttaatactttttctagatttttaagacaattttcaaatgagtttccaaaaacagttatatcatccataaaaacttctacatattcttcaatcatatcactgaaaatacttaacatgcatctttgaaaagt is drawn from Primulina eburnea isolate SZY01 chromosome 10, ASM2296580v1, whole genome shotgun sequence and contains these coding sequences:
- the LOC140803221 gene encoding uncharacterized protein isoform X2, which gives rise to MVAISLYKGNLHKVPDVPRRWPRPTTNISLKDFKILLRRRSRALARIRSSTHATPASIPTPSSNFTPINFRPDPIPKDNDLDNNRDGGHGDTDNPSTGPELPRQEDLKDVIGAKDVEVNEDALMELVEKSDAIVEEEEKNEETGKNEDKTEAVNNPEDERVKPEDAINDKEKRRKEIEEKLEILNERKHSLVQVLKQILTAEEQLKRQNSMQGTSGRPPLPLQVDTTTDTGSMSRVNTPKMVSDRIPCGDLDGGESDDVLNHNIHPRNVPRMSSTSPSSDCQQRKPPPNVVPLTHRNSLGVAGSPSPSRFAPAGQVHSSVSVTGTSYIASSPSPAASGGTSVFRDGRLPSPWN
- the LOC140803221 gene encoding uncharacterized protein isoform X1, translated to MVAISLYKGNLHKVPDVPRRWPRPTTNISLKDFKILLRRRSRALARIRSSTHATPASIPTPSSNFTPINFRPDPIPKDNDLDNNRDGGHGDTDNPSTGPELPRQEDLKDVIGAKDVEVNEDALMELVEKSDAIVEEEEKNEETGKNEDKTEAVNNPEDERVKPEDAINDKEKRRKEIEEKLEILNERKHSLVQVLKQILTAEEQLKRQNSMQGTSGRPPLPLQVDTTTDTGSMSRVNTPKMVSDRIPCGDLDGGESDDVLNHNIHPRNVPRMSSTSPSSDCQQRKPPPNVQVPLTHRNSLGVAGSPSPSRFAPAGQVHSSVSVTGTSYIASSPSPAASGGTSVFRDGRLPSPWN